One part of the Falco peregrinus isolate bFalPer1 chromosome 14, bFalPer1.pri, whole genome shotgun sequence genome encodes these proteins:
- the ZFPM1 gene encoding LOW QUALITY PROTEIN: zinc finger protein ZFPM1 (The sequence of the model RefSeq protein was modified relative to this genomic sequence to represent the inferred CDS: deleted 1 base in 1 codon), whose amino-acid sequence MSRRKQSNPRQIKRSLAAMEEGEDGPAGDKSPSEREGAASDHEGSAERDTSSPPSSEESRDSLESPKELEKPDPGENAREPDTWNGPDELDLAVQEGERQVRTRRSLPEGFSWGPFQGSIHSEPASPGHGEMSPPVTLVLGDESCWLSRLPLVPGEPDANAVIYRKDEALWCRTTRALREDEAVCAFVVAEPPAIPNSHAVKAEPSDSLYPAALHSDIQLLPQQAGMAAILATAVVNKDVFPCKDCGIWYRSERNLQAHLMYYCASRQSASSPALEEKPKETYPNERVCPFPQCKKSCPSASSLEIHMRSHSGERPFVCLICLSAFTTKANCERHLKVHTDTLNGVCHSCGFISTTRDILYSHLVTNHMICQPGSKGEVYSPGPALPAAKPLAPGLSQTNNASLRKCSLPAFLPEGLPALPQHVVLHGPLPAPPPGPDTTGPPAPPTSPPDTRAGKLSPPAQPQNGEGPSSSSSSSSSSSSSGEAIRVKEEPASSPASEAEAPKSGGPGEGGGSPDACSRTSSPRSLPSAKVKSELASPTPGSSPVPSEPGTGTAGGTVFLPQYVFGHEAAVVPQASEILAKMSELVHSRLKQGHGSAVPPTIYTGTPVPKGATCFECEITFNNINNYYVHKRLYCSSRHLAEDSAPGVRKLKAPPGAPKGPPAPGTLLSPPAGDGQGTPAADGDAGQDATPPAATSEVKAEETGGKAGSPEAEGGSGRCSEDSQSPSSSAGDEGDEDPSKTLCEACNIRFSRHETYVVHKRFYCASRHDPPLRRPSAPKVPFLPQPLRTRKRRKLYEIHGAPHRPAEPPPAPEPPPAPDPPGAAPSPRSSPDADGPIDLSKKPRWQGDPTPAPLLPLADYHECTACRISFNSLDSYLAHKKYQCPATPLQPRTLEHLQKMKGTMPAPLKGRRSPSSPGEGDPEGVRVRAAPAGSPGIPYPSASGADSLQRHPKGPLPPPGAKGPLAACPYCPLNGAIKSDLLEHFRNAHGLFIAKPPVAGQGLPDAPAPSAGRTPESPLPTASPPPPPAPRLRRDSFNGKEGQDGSPRAPASPRPPASPGAPEGLREATRKPPTPPAYTDRGVQTPPAKAVPSPVPNGNHRYCRLCNIKFSSLSTFIAHKKYYCSSHAAEHVK is encoded by the exons AtgtccaggaggaaacagagCAACCCCCGGCAGATCAAAC GTTCCCTGGCAGCAATGGAGGAAGGCGAGGATGGCCCGGCGGGGGACAAGAGCCCCTCAGagagggagggggctgcctCGGACCACGAGGGCTCTGCTGAGCGTGACACttccagcccccccagcagcgaAG AGTCCAGAGACTCCTTGGAGAGTCCgaaggagctggagaagccGGATCCTGGAGAAAACGCGCGGGAGCCGGACACCTGGAATGGGCCAG ATGAGCTGGATCTGGCTGTGCAGGAGGGGGAGAGGCAGGTGCGAACCCGCAGGAGCCTCCCCGAGGGCTTCTCCTGGGGACCCTTCCAGGGCAGCATCCACAGCGAGCCGGCATCGCCGGGGCACGGCGAGATG aGCCCACCCGTGacgctggtgctgggggacgagagctgctggctgtcccgGCTGCCCCTCGTGCCTGGAGAGCCCGACGCCAACGCCGTGATCTACAGGAAGG ACGAAGCCCTGTGGTGCCGGACGACGCGCGCCCTGAGAGAGGATGAAGCCGTGTGCGCCTTCGTGGTGGCCGAGCCGCCAGCCATCCCCAACAGCCACGCGGTGAAGGCAGAGCCCAGCGACTCGCTGTACCCGGCCGCGCTGCACTCGGACATCCAGCTGCTGCCGCAGCAAGCCGGCATGGCCGCCATCCTGGCCACCGCTGTGGTGAACA AGGATGTCTTCCCATGCAAGGACTGCGGGATCTGGTACCGGAGCGAGCGCAACCTGCAAGCCCACCTGATGTACTACTGTGCCAGCCGGCAGAGTGCCAGCTCGCCCGCCCTGGAGGAGAAGCCCAAGGAGACCTACCCCAACGAACGCGTTTGCCCCTTCCCCCAGTGCAAGaagagctgccccagcgccaGCTCCCTGGAGATCCACATGCGGAGCCACAGCG GAGAGCGGCCGTTCGTCTGCCTGATCTGCCTGTCCGCCTTCACCACAAAAGCCAACTGCGAGCGTCACCTGAAGGTGCACACAGACACCCTGAACG GTGTTTGCCACAGCTGTGGCTTCATCTCCACCACAAGGGACATCCTCTACAGCCATCTGGTCACCAACCATATGATCTGCCAGCCGGGCTCCAAGGGAGAGGTGTACTCACCGGGaccagccctgcccgccgccaAACCCCTCGCCCCCG ggctgagccagaCGAACAACGCATCTCTGCGAAAGTGCAGCCTGCCGGCGTTCCTGCCCGAGGGGCTGCCGGCACTGCCACAGCATGTGGTGCTGCAtggccccctgcccgccccacCACCTGGCCCCGACACCACGGGCCCCCCAGCACCGCCCACCTCACCCCCCGACACCAGGGCTGGCAAGCTTTCACCACCAGCCCAGCCACAAAACGGGGAAGggccatcatcatcatcatcatcgtcctcctcttcctcttcctccgGCGAGGCCATCCGCGTCAAGGAGgagcctgccagcagcccagccagcgAGGCGGAGGCGCCGAAAAGCGGtggccctggggaggggggcggcaGCCCCGACGCCTGCTCCCGGACTTCATCCCCCCGCAGCCTGCCCTCGGCGAAGGTCAAGTCGGAGCTTGCCAGTCCCACGCCAGGCTCCAGCCCGGTGCCCAGCGAGCCGGGGACAGGCACAGCCGGCGGCACCGTCTTCCTACCCCAGTATGTGTTCGGCCACGAAGCCGCAGTGGTGCCGCAGGCGTCGGAGATCCTGGCAAAGATGTCGGAGCTGGTGCACAGCCGGCTGAAGCAGGGCCACGGCAGCGCAGTGCCACCCACCATCTACACCGGCACACCGGTGCCCAAGGGTGCCACGTGCTTTGAGTGCGAGATCACCTTCAACAACATCAACAACTACTATGTGCACAAGCGTCTCTACTGCTCTAGCCGGCACCTGGCCGAGGACAGCGCCCCCGGGGTGCGCAAGCTCAAAGCCCCCCCCGGGGCACCCAAGggtcctcctgccccagggacaCTGCTGTCCCCGCCAGCAGGCGATGGGCAGGGGACACCGGCAGCAGACGGGGATGCCGGACAGGATGCCACGCCACCGGCCGCCACATCAGAGGTGAAGGCAGAAGAGACGGGGGGCAAAGCGGGGTCCCCTGAGGCAGAGGGGGGGTCAGGGCGGTGCAGTGAGGACAGccagagccccagcagctcGGCAGGGGACGAGGGGGACGAGGACCCCAGCAAGACGCTATGCGAGGCGTGCAACATCCGCTTCAGCCGCCACGAGACCTACGTGGTGCACAAGCGTTTCTACTGTGCCTCCCGCCACGAcccccccctccgccgcccCAGTGCCCCCAAAGtccccttcctgccccagcCTCTCCGCACCCGCAAACGCCGCAAGCTCTACGAGATCCACGGGGCTCCTCACCGCCCCGCCGAACCCCCACCAGCCCCCGAGCCCCCGCCAGCCCCTGACCCGCCAGGGGCTGCCCCCTCGCCCCGCTCCAGCCCGGATGCCGATGGTCCCATTGACCTGAGCAAGAAGCCGCGGTGGCAGGGGGATCCGACGCCGGCACCACTGCTGCCCTTGGCCGACTACCACGAATGCACTGCCTGCCGCATCAGCTTCAACAGCCTCGACAGCTACTTGGCCCACAAGAAATACCAGTGCCCGGCCACCCCGCTGCAGCCCCGCACCCTCGAGCACCTCCAGAAGATGAAGGGGACCATGCCAGCCCCCCTCAAGGGTCGgcgcagccccagcagccccggcgAAGGGGACCCCGAAGGTGTGCGGGTGAGGGCAGCTCCGGCGGGGAGCCCTGGCATCCCCTACCCCAGTGCATCCGGGGCAGACTCACTGCAGCGACACCCTAAGGGTCCCCTGCCACCCCCGGGGGCAAAGGGACCCCTGGCTGCCTGTCCCTACTGTCCCCTCAATGGGGCCATCAAGAGTGACCTCCTCGAGCACTTCCGTAACGCCCACGGGCTCTTCATTGCCAAGCCGCCGGTGGCCGGGCAAGGGCTCCCTGAtgccccagcacccagtgcCGGCAGGACACCCGAGTCCCCGCTGCCCACGGCGTCACCCCCCCCGCCT CCTGCACCCCGCCTTCGCCGGGACAGCTTCAACGGCAAGGAGGGTCAGGACGGCAGCCCCCGGGCCCCCGCCTCACCCCGGCCCCCCGCTTCACCTGGAGCCCCCGAGGGACTGCGGGAAGCCACCCGCAAGCCCCCCACGCCCCCTGCCTACACGGACAGGGGCGTGCAGACCCCCCCGGCCAAGGCTGTGCCCAGCCCGGTGCCCAACGGCAACCACAGGTACTGTCGTCTCTGCAACATCAAGTTCAGCAGCCTCTCCACCTTCATCGCCCACAAGAAGTATTACTGCTCCTCCCACGCCGCTGAGCACGTCAAGTAA